From Hyalangium minutum:
GCGGGGTGCTGCTGGTGCCGTGGGAGTAGGAAGGAGCGAAGGACATGGCCGATCCTGTTCCCGAGCGCACGTGGGTCGCAAGACCTGAGGCACCTTCCCCATCGGGCATCCTGCACTCCACTTCGTGCGGCGAGTCCCGGAGGAGTGCGTTAGGAAGGGCGCCCATGACCATCAAAGCCTTCGCCGCCCTGGGAAAGGGCAAGCCCCTGGAGCCGTTCTCGTTCGATCCCAAGCCGCTCGCGGCGCACGAGGTGGAGGTGAAGATCTCCCACTGCGGCGTGTGCCACAGCGATCTTCACCTGGTGAAGGATGACTGGGGCATGAGCAGTTTCCCGCTGGTGCCGGGCCACGAAGTCATTGGCACCGTTCATCAGGTGGGCTCGGGCGTGACGCAGCTCAAGCCGGGCCAGCGCGTGGGCATTGGCTGGCAGTCGGACTCGTGTGGCGAGTGTGAGTGGTGCTCGCGCGGCGAGGAGAACCTCTGCGTCCGGGCCGCTCCCACGTGCGTGGGCCGCCACGGCGGCTTCGCCGAGTTCATCCGCGTCAACAGCCACTTCGCCATCCCCGTGCCGGACAACCTCTCCTCGGAGAGCGCCGCGCCGCTGCTGTGTGGTGGCATCACCGTGTTCTCGCCCATGCGCGCCCAGCAGCTCGGGCCGCAGCACCGGGTGGGCATCATCGGCATTGGCGGCCTGGGCCACATGGCGCTGCAGTTCGCCCGGGCCTTTGGTTCCGAGGTGACGGCCTTCTCCACCTCTGCGGACAAGGAGGCCGAGGCCAAGCGCATGGGCGCTCACCACTTCGTGGCCACCCAAAACCCCGAGGCGATCAAGAAGCTGGCCAGCTCGTTCGACTTCATCCTCTCCACCGTGAACGCGGACCTGCCCTGGCTGGACTACGTGTCCGCCCTGCGCCCCTATGGCAACCTGTGCTTCGTGGGCGCGCCTCCCTCCAACCTGAGCGTCCCCGTCTTCTCCCTCATCTCCGGCAACAAGCGCATCTCCGCCAGCAACACCGGCAACACCGCCGGCCTGCGCGAGATGCTCCAGGTGGCCGCTCGCCACGGCGTGAAGGCGCAGACCGAGCGCTTCCCTCTGGACCAGGTCAACCAAGCCATCAGCCGCGTGGCTCGCAACGAGGTGCGCTACCGCGCCGTCCTCGAAATCGGCGCCTGAGGGCTCTCTTTGAGAGGGAGTAGGCGCCTGTAGTGGAAACAAGCGGGGCGGAGGCCCATCCGTTATACTGGAAAAACCTCCGCCAACCCCCGCCCTCCTGGGCTAAGGTGCCGCACCTCCATGGACGCCCCCCACGACAAGCTGCTCGCGGTGCTGCTGGAGAGCCGCCAGCGCCAGTGCTTCCCCCCGGACATCCGCACCGCCGCGCCGGAGTTCGTCCAGAAGGTGCTGGGGCTGCTGTTCCCCCACTTCGCCGACCAGTTGGAGTGCCACCCGTCCGCCGTGAAGCGAGACGTGATGGCGGTGGAGGCCCACCTCGTCCGGCTGCAGTCGCTGCTGGCGCCGCTCTACCCGGAAGTGGACCCCACCCTCCCGCGGCGCTTCATGGAGCAGTTGCCGGAGATCTACGCGTGGCTGCAGCAGGACGCGGAGTCCATCCACAAGGCCGACCCCGCCGCGCGCAGCGTGGATGAAGTCATCCTCACCTACCCGGGCTTCTACGCCATCGCCATCTTCCGCGTGGCGCATGCGCTGCACACGCTGGGCATGCCGCTGCTGCCCCGCCTGCTCACCGAGTTCGCCCACCAGCGCACCGGCGTGGACATCCACCCGGGCGCCACCATCGGCCGGCGCTTCGTCATCGACCACGGCACGGGTGTGGTGATTGGCGAGACGACGGTGATCGGAGATGGGGTGAAGATCTACCAGGGCGTGACGCTGGGCGCGCTCGTGGTGGAGAAGAACCTGTCCAACAAGAAGCGGCACCCC
This genomic window contains:
- a CDS encoding NAD(P)-dependent alcohol dehydrogenase; translation: MTIKAFAALGKGKPLEPFSFDPKPLAAHEVEVKISHCGVCHSDLHLVKDDWGMSSFPLVPGHEVIGTVHQVGSGVTQLKPGQRVGIGWQSDSCGECEWCSRGEENLCVRAAPTCVGRHGGFAEFIRVNSHFAIPVPDNLSSESAAPLLCGGITVFSPMRAQQLGPQHRVGIIGIGGLGHMALQFARAFGSEVTAFSTSADKEAEAKRMGAHHFVATQNPEAIKKLASSFDFILSTVNADLPWLDYVSALRPYGNLCFVGAPPSNLSVPVFSLISGNKRISASNTGNTAGLREMLQVAARHGVKAQTERFPLDQVNQAISRVARNEVRYRAVLEIGA
- the epsC gene encoding serine O-acetyltransferase EpsC codes for the protein MDAPHDKLLAVLLESRQRQCFPPDIRTAAPEFVQKVLGLLFPHFADQLECHPSAVKRDVMAVEAHLVRLQSLLAPLYPEVDPTLPRRFMEQLPEIYAWLQQDAESIHKADPAARSVDEVILTYPGFYAIAIFRVAHALHTLGMPLLPRLLTEFAHQRTGVDIHPGATIGRRFVIDHGTGVVIGETTVIGDGVKIYQGVTLGALVVEKNLSNKKRHPTLENEVVVYANATILGGDTVVGWGTVIAGNAWLTQSVPPQSIVTRRTEVRHRVSDVDLGEIEFHI